From the Marinobacter sp. es.048 genome, the window CGCTTGGCCTCGTTCTGGCGGATGCGCCGGGATTCTTCGATGGCAGCACGAAGAGTGTCGCTGATCGGCAGCGTTTCCAGCTGATCATTGCTCAGATCGAGCATCCGCTTGCCAAGGTCCTGCAGGGCGTGCATTTCCCGTTTTAGCTGCGATTTGCTGGGGCCGTCGTATTCCGGCGCGTCGTTGTCTTGATGGTCTTTCATAAATCCGAGATCCGCTTAAGCGTAGAAAATCGTGGCAAGGCCAAGAAAGGCCATGAAGCCAACCACATCTGTGACGGTCGTCAAAATCACGCTACCGGCCAGGGCCGGGTCGATATTGCGCGATTTGAGAAACAGTGGCAGAACCGTTCCCACAAACGCGGCGGCCACCAGGTTGATCACCAGTGCGGCTGCAATGATGGCACCGATCAGCACGTCCTGGAACCAGAGCATGGCGGCGCCTGCCACCACGGCGGCCCAGAGCAGGCCGTTAAGTATCCCGGAAAGGAACTCCCGGTTAAGCAGCCAGCCAACGTTAGCACCGCTGATCTGACCCACTGCCATGCCCCGGATGACCAGGGTCAGGGTCTGGCTGCCGGCAATACCGCCCATGCTGGCAACAATTGGCATCAGCACTGCAAGCGCCACCACTTTGGCAATGGTTTCTTCAAACAGACCGATCACGGCGGATGCGGTCAGTGCCGTAATCAGGTTGATGCCAAGCCAGACAGCACGGCGACGGGTGGTTTTCCACACCGGCGCGAAGGTATCCTCGTCTTCATCCAGGCCGGCCATGCTCATCAATGAATGGTCGGCATCCTCCCGGATAACGTCAACCACGTCATCGATGGTGATGCGACCCAGCAGTCGGCCTTCCTCATTCACCACCGGCGCCGAGATCAGGTCGTAGCGTTCAAACAGTGTCGCTACCTTGGTGTCGGAGAGGCTTACGGGAATAGGCTCGATGTCGGTATCCATCACTTCCCGCACGGTGGAGGCAGGGTTGGATACCAGCATTTTGGTAATGGGCAGCATGCCAATGAAATCGTCCCGCCGGCTGACCACGATCAGGCTGTCGGTCATGGGTGGCAGAGTGCGGTGCCGGCGCAGGTAACGCAGCACAACGTCAATGCTGATGTCCGGACGCACCGTAATGGTGTCCGTGTTCATCAGACCGCCAGCGGTGTCCTCCGGGTAGGAGAGCACTTCCTCCACCCGTTGACGGTCCTGCTCGTCCATGGTGTCCAGAACTTCCTGGATCACCGTATCCGGTAGCTGCTGC encodes:
- the mgtE gene encoding magnesium transporter, whose amino-acid sequence is MTDILEKSQARQRLRSLSEALDSGALKQVARILNGGLSPSDIAHLLESSPPRQRALLWNLVDKQLEGEVLQYLSDDIRGYFLSQLNAQELADIIEDFESDDLADLLQQLPDTVIQEVLDTMDEQDRQRVEEVLSYPEDTAGGLMNTDTITVRPDISIDVVLRYLRRHRTLPPMTDSLIVVSRRDDFIGMLPITKMLVSNPASTVREVMDTDIEPIPVSLSDTKVATLFERYDLISAPVVNEEGRLLGRITIDDVVDVIREDADHSLMSMAGLDEDEDTFAPVWKTTRRRAVWLGINLITALTASAVIGLFEETIAKVVALAVLMPIVASMGGIAGSQTLTLVIRGMAVGQISGANVGWLLNREFLSGILNGLLWAAVVAGAAMLWFQDVLIGAIIAAALVINLVAAAFVGTVLPLFLKSRNIDPALAGSVILTTVTDVVGFMAFLGLATIFYA